One window of the Asticcacaulis sp. SL142 genome contains the following:
- a CDS encoding family 43 glycosylhydrolase, with protein MKRKIAGFIAAALMISGSAALAQTPISPRFNADPSPHDFKGKVYVYATDDASNSGKYWDSTSWRLYSSKDMKTWSDDGAFLSVSIFKWAKPDAKAWAPEAAYRNGKYYFYAPVGGDKIGVAVASKPQGPFKDARTDALIDKARDANAGDEPIDPAVMIDDDGQAYLFFGARVPKVIKLNKDMVSTSGPIMNVEITGFPASDPKKKYGEAPFLHKHNGLYYFSFSTGWPGQIVYGTSKSPMGPFEYRGVIFDYLSISTNHQAIMKRGGKWWFFYHDNLLPGGGSHRRSISFAPLTHLPDGTIEEIKR; from the coding sequence ATGAAACGCAAAATAGCCGGGTTTATCGCGGCGGCTTTGATGATCTCAGGCAGTGCGGCCTTGGCGCAGACCCCAATCTCGCCACGCTTTAATGCCGATCCTTCGCCCCATGACTTTAAGGGCAAGGTCTATGTCTATGCCACCGATGATGCGTCTAATTCGGGCAAGTACTGGGACTCGACCTCATGGCGGCTCTATTCGTCAAAGGATATGAAAACCTGGTCGGACGACGGCGCTTTCCTCAGCGTCAGTATCTTTAAGTGGGCCAAGCCCGACGCCAAGGCCTGGGCGCCGGAAGCGGCCTATCGCAACGGCAAATATTACTTTTATGCGCCAGTCGGAGGTGACAAGATCGGCGTCGCCGTCGCCAGCAAACCGCAGGGACCGTTTAAAGATGCCCGTACCGATGCCCTGATCGACAAGGCCCGCGACGCCAATGCCGGTGATGAACCCATTGATCCGGCGGTGATGATTGATGATGATGGGCAAGCCTATTTGTTTTTTGGCGCGCGCGTGCCCAAGGTCATTAAGCTCAATAAGGATATGGTCTCAACCTCCGGGCCGATCATGAACGTCGAAATCACTGGCTTTCCTGCCAGCGACCCCAAGAAGAAATACGGCGAAGCACCCTTTTTGCATAAGCATAACGGGCTATATTATTTCAGTTTTTCAACCGGATGGCCGGGGCAAATTGTCTATGGTACCTCTAAATCACCTATGGGGCCGTTTGAATATCGCGGCGTGATTTTCGATTATCTGTCGATCAGCACCAACCATCAGGCGATCATGAAACGCGGCGGTAAATGGTGGTTCTTTTATCATGACAATCTCCTGCCGGGAGGCGGCAGTCACCGGCGCTCAATCAGCTTTGCGCCCCTGACCCATCTTCCTGACGGCACGATAGAAGAGATCAAGCGCTAA
- a CDS encoding glycoside hydrolase family 2 TIM barrel-domain containing protein, translating to MPNISRRTSAVMVTVLILFLSPSGLVAQSVPAEWEQPDVVAVNREPMKATFFNFESRDLALKGDKSASRYFQSLDGTWDFKFSKGVEARPKDLPTADTSGWDKIQVPGMIQAQGEGKFGTPEFWNIKYPFPANEPYIPHDLIEVGSYKRSFEVAADWSGKDVFLHIGAAGAAYYIWVNGEKVGYSEDSKLPSEFNVTKFLKPGANTVAIEIYRYADGSYLEDQDFWRLSGIERSVYVYAEPKTRLRDFTVTAGLDKTYTDGTFALEAELAGAKGSGTITATVYDGDTQVLKTSTKASTTKPAKLTGTIKGVKSWSAETPNLYRLVIEYTDAKGNLISATSRQIGFRTVEIRNGEVQVNGKRIMIKGVNRHEHDPETYRIMSEASMRKDIELMKQANVNALRTSHYPNDPLIYDLADEYGLYVMDEANVESHEYMTLGRDKGDTSVQLGFKPHWKTAHLDRISRMVERDKNSPSIIFWSLGNETGVGPNFENAAKWVRQNDPTRLLSFLGYSALTEEHRPNSYVDIYAPMYDDIDRMRDYAEDPQFTQPMIQTEYAHAMGNSLGNFEDYWQTIRAHKKLQGGFIWDWVDQYVYAKDDKGRTYWASGFDLNPKRGDNSVIGDGVIKADRTPDPEYYELRQVQAPVAFERDAGGNIVVENRYDFIDLSGFDLRWDVRIDGREHARGVLTTVPVKAGQRQAIPLSMPAIGDEGEAILTVRAVAREGAIKGVPAGTELAFNQFTLRATAPLSVAASGGVKIAKAANVISLSAARNQLTVDTRTGLIRFDEAGKVLLNGGAPNFWRGLTDNDVGIGLEKSHRIWKNYTEHRRVRGIETGADFVRVNYALGQGGGRFDITYRMAGDGQVDVTAAFTPEKDDLPDPLRIGLRFNFDPAMDDLSWYGKGPHESYGDRHTGAALGLYRGSVRAQYHDYARPQESGNKTDVRWVSLSDDKGHRLKVTGAQPLSVNALAFPYEDLYVRPQGTWKSSDIAPHGEGSLLIDITQSGVGGDTGWNSIGRPLVKYRVPLAPVSYSFRLSSGQE from the coding sequence ATGCCTAATATATCTCGTAGAACTAGTGCGGTTATGGTGACTGTCCTCATTCTGTTTTTGTCGCCGTCAGGATTGGTCGCCCAATCTGTACCCGCGGAGTGGGAACAACCTGATGTGGTGGCGGTGAACCGCGAGCCGATGAAGGCGACGTTCTTTAACTTTGAGAGCCGCGATCTGGCACTCAAAGGGGATAAGTCAGCGTCGCGTTATTTTCAGTCGCTGGACGGGACATGGGATTTCAAGTTCTCCAAAGGCGTAGAGGCGCGCCCGAAGGACCTGCCCACCGCCGATACGTCCGGCTGGGACAAGATTCAGGTGCCCGGCATGATCCAGGCGCAAGGTGAGGGCAAGTTTGGGACGCCGGAATTCTGGAACATCAAATATCCGTTCCCGGCCAATGAGCCCTATATCCCGCACGATCTGATCGAGGTCGGATCGTACAAGCGCAGCTTTGAAGTGGCCGCTGACTGGTCGGGTAAGGATGTATTTCTGCATATCGGGGCGGCGGGGGCGGCCTATTATATCTGGGTTAATGGCGAAAAGGTGGGCTATTCCGAAGATTCCAAGCTGCCGTCGGAGTTCAATGTCACCAAATTCCTGAAACCCGGCGCGAACACTGTTGCGATTGAAATCTATCGCTATGCCGATGGCTCTTACCTTGAGGATCAGGATTTCTGGCGGCTGTCGGGGATCGAGCGCTCGGTCTATGTGTATGCCGAACCGAAGACCCGTTTGAGGGATTTCACGGTCACGGCAGGGCTGGATAAGACCTATACGGACGGCACGTTTGCGCTGGAGGCCGAACTGGCGGGTGCAAAAGGATCGGGCACCATCACTGCCACGGTCTATGACGGCGACACGCAGGTGCTGAAAACGTCGACTAAGGCTTCGACCACCAAGCCCGCCAAGCTGACGGGCACGATAAAGGGCGTTAAATCCTGGTCGGCGGAGACGCCCAACCTCTACCGTCTGGTGATTGAGTACACAGACGCCAAAGGTAATCTGATCTCGGCGACCTCACGCCAGATCGGCTTCCGTACGGTCGAAATCCGCAATGGCGAGGTCCAGGTCAACGGCAAGCGCATCATGATCAAGGGCGTCAACCGCCATGAGCATGATCCTGAAACCTATCGCATCATGAGCGAAGCCTCGATGCGCAAGGACATCGAGCTTATGAAGCAGGCCAATGTCAACGCGCTGCGCACCTCACACTATCCGAACGATCCGCTCATCTATGATCTGGCCGACGAATACGGCCTCTATGTCATGGACGAGGCCAATGTCGAGAGTCACGAATATATGACGCTGGGCCGCGACAAGGGCGATACCAGCGTCCAGTTGGGCTTCAAGCCGCACTGGAAAACCGCGCACCTTGACCGCATCTCGCGCATGGTTGAGCGCGACAAGAACTCGCCCTCAATCATCTTTTGGTCGTTGGGCAATGAAACCGGTGTCGGCCCGAATTTTGAAAATGCCGCTAAATGGGTTCGGCAAAATGACCCGACGCGCCTGCTATCCTTCCTGGGCTATAGCGCGCTGACTGAGGAACATAGGCCTAACTCCTATGTCGATATCTATGCGCCTATGTATGATGACATCGACCGGATGCGCGACTACGCCGAAGACCCGCAATTCACCCAACCGATGATCCAGACCGAATACGCCCACGCTATGGGCAATTCTCTGGGCAATTTTGAAGACTATTGGCAAACCATCCGGGCCCACAAAAAGCTACAAGGCGGGTTTATCTGGGACTGGGTGGATCAGTATGTCTATGCCAAGGACGACAAAGGCCGCACCTACTGGGCATCGGGCTTTGATCTCAACCCCAAACGCGGCGACAACAGTGTCATCGGCGACGGCGTTATCAAGGCCGACCGCACCCCTGATCCGGAATATTACGAGCTGCGTCAGGTGCAGGCACCGGTCGCTTTTGAGCGCGATGCGGGCGGCAATATTGTCGTAGAAAACCGCTACGACTTCATCGATCTGTCGGGCTTTGACCTGCGTTGGGACGTCCGCATCGATGGCCGTGAACATGCGCGCGGTGTGCTCACAACGGTGCCGGTCAAGGCCGGACAACGCCAGGCGATCCCCCTGAGCATGCCCGCTATCGGTGATGAGGGCGAGGCCATACTGACGGTGCGGGCTGTGGCGCGTGAGGGGGCCATTAAGGGCGTGCCTGCGGGTACCGAACTGGCCTTTAATCAATTCACCTTGCGGGCGACAGCACCCTTAAGTGTCGCCGCCTCCGGCGGTGTGAAAATCGCGAAAGCCGCCAACGTCATCTCCTTAAGTGCGGCGCGCAATCAGTTGACGGTCGATACCCGCACGGGCCTGATCCGCTTTGATGAGGCGGGCAAGGTGCTGCTGAATGGGGGTGCGCCCAACTTCTGGCGCGGTCTGACTGATAATGATGTGGGCATCGGCCTTGAGAAAAGCCACCGTATCTGGAAGAACTATACCGAGCACCGCCGCGTGCGCGGCATTGAAACCGGCGCTGATTTCGTCCGGGTCAATTATGCGCTGGGGCAGGGCGGGGGCCGCTTTGATATCACTTACCGGATGGCCGGCGACGGTCAGGTCGATGTGACGGCGGCGTTCACCCCCGAAAAAGACGATTTGCCTGATCCTTTGCGGATCGGCCTGCGTTTCAATTTCGATCCGGCGATGGATGACCTGAGCTGGTACGGCAAAGGCCCTCACGAAAGTTACGGCGACCGCCATACGGGCGCGGCCCTTGGCCTTTATCGCGGTTCGGTTCGGGCTCAGTATCATGACTATGCCCGCCCGCAGGAAAGCGGCAATAAAACCGATGTGCGCTGGGTGTCGCTGTCGGACGATAAGGGGCACCGTCTTAAAGTCACCGGGGCGCAACCTCTGTCGGTCAATGCCTTGGCCTTCCCGTATGAAGACCTTTACGTCCGGCCGCAGGGCACCTGGAAGTCCTCCGATATCGCGCCTCACGGTGAAGGTTCGCTGCTGATCGACATAACTCAGTCGGGCGTAGGCGGCGATACGGGCTGGAATTCGATCGGACGGCCACTGGTGAAGTACCGCGTGCCACTGGCGCCGGTCAGTTATAGTTTCCGTCTGTCGTCCGGTCAGGAATAG
- a CDS encoding alpha-L-fucosidase, translated as MFHLSRRQVMLGGAAGASAFGTGAFRNGAFAASGIQPFGALPSARQAAWHRLETYGFVHFTINTFTDREWGYGDEPASLFNPSDFSPDQIVDAAQAGGLNALILTAKHHDGFCLWPSAYTEHSIKNSPYKAGKGDIVRELAEACARKGLKFGTYLSPWDRNHAEYGRDAYVRYYHNQLEELTTQYGPLFEVWFDGANGGDGYYGGARERRRIDGATYYQWDRVRDIVRRNQPQAVMFADAHMDIRWVGNEEGHAGDPCWPTVDATPFTKAKGNSGTRNGDIWNPAETDVSIRRGWFWHADEAPRSAANLLRIYFESVGRGSNLLLNMAPDRRGRVPDEDVRELKAWKALRDQLYAVNLAKGATVTASSHQSSHYKAANLLSDTAYWAAKAEDRNRAWVEVKLPTAQTFDVIRLAEDIGLGVRVDSFAIDVFKASGWQQVAQLQCIAYKRLVLLPEPVTTDRVRVRFVKADASPVIGQFALFLKPAVVEAPQIQRDRAGMVTLVAANPKASIHFKTDGSMPSVSSPVYTQAVSLVNGGLINAVARLPDGTVSEVSSASFDVSSASWRLVKPDVMPFSDAKFSGPVDAAYELIIDLSRSYDLLGITLSPGEANPLLNEGPPAGYQIWISTDGQNWGAPVAQGEFSNIANSRAVQTVRFKASVNGRFVRLVLPQPVVGSKKVAFKDFGIVTR; from the coding sequence ATGTTTCACCTATCGCGCAGGCAAGTTATGTTGGGCGGGGCCGCGGGCGCCAGCGCTTTTGGGACCGGAGCCTTTAGGAATGGGGCCTTTGCGGCCTCCGGTATTCAGCCCTTTGGTGCCTTACCGTCTGCACGTCAGGCGGCGTGGCATCGGCTTGAAACCTATGGCTTTGTGCATTTCACCATTAATACCTTCACCGATCGGGAGTGGGGATACGGTGACGAACCTGCGTCTCTGTTCAATCCGTCTGACTTTAGTCCGGATCAGATTGTTGATGCCGCACAAGCCGGTGGCCTGAATGCCTTGATCCTGACGGCCAAGCATCATGACGGCTTTTGCTTGTGGCCCAGCGCCTATACCGAACATTCAATCAAAAATAGCCCCTACAAAGCCGGTAAAGGCGACATCGTGCGCGAACTGGCTGAGGCCTGTGCGCGTAAAGGGCTTAAATTCGGCACCTATCTGTCGCCGTGGGATCGTAACCACGCCGAATACGGCCGCGACGCCTATGTTCGCTATTACCACAATCAACTGGAAGAACTGACCACACAATACGGGCCCTTGTTTGAGGTATGGTTTGACGGTGCCAACGGTGGCGACGGCTATTATGGCGGGGCGCGGGAACGCCGGCGCATTGACGGCGCCACCTATTACCAGTGGGACCGCGTGCGCGACATCGTTCGCCGCAATCAGCCGCAGGCGGTGATGTTTGCCGATGCCCATATGGACATCCGCTGGGTGGGCAACGAAGAGGGCCACGCGGGTGATCCATGCTGGCCCACGGTTGACGCGACGCCGTTCACCAAGGCCAAGGGCAATAGCGGCACACGTAATGGCGACATCTGGAATCCGGCGGAAACCGATGTGTCGATCCGCCGCGGCTGGTTCTGGCACGCCGACGAAGCGCCGCGCAGTGCCGCCAATCTGCTTAGGATATATTTTGAGTCCGTAGGACGGGGTTCCAACCTGTTGCTTAATATGGCCCCAGACCGACGCGGGCGTGTGCCCGACGAAGATGTGCGCGAACTGAAAGCCTGGAAGGCCCTGCGTGATCAGCTTTATGCGGTCAATTTGGCAAAGGGCGCCACGGTGACGGCATCAAGCCACCAGTCGTCGCACTATAAGGCCGCCAACCTGCTGTCCGACACGGCATACTGGGCGGCTAAGGCTGAGGATCGCAACCGCGCGTGGGTTGAGGTCAAACTGCCGACAGCTCAGACCTTTGATGTCATCCGGCTGGCCGAAGATATCGGGCTGGGCGTTCGGGTGGATAGCTTTGCCATTGATGTATTTAAGGCGAGCGGCTGGCAACAGGTGGCGCAACTTCAGTGCATTGCCTATAAACGCCTTGTGCTGCTGCCGGAGCCGGTCACGACCGACCGTGTGCGGGTGCGCTTCGTTAAGGCCGATGCTTCGCCGGTTATCGGGCAGTTTGCCCTCTTCCTGAAGCCGGCCGTGGTTGAAGCGCCGCAGATCCAGCGCGACCGGGCAGGCATGGTCACACTTGTGGCGGCTAACCCGAAAGCATCGATCCATTTCAAGACTGACGGTTCAATGCCTTCCGTATCCAGCCCGGTCTACACACAGGCTGTATCTCTGGTGAACGGTGGTTTGATTAACGCGGTCGCCCGGCTGCCGGACGGCACAGTCAGCGAGGTGTCATCGGCCAGTTTTGATGTGTCGTCGGCGTCATGGCGCCTTGTGAAACCAGATGTCATGCCGTTCTCAGACGCAAAGTTTTCAGGCCCTGTCGACGCCGCCTATGAATTGATTATCGACCTGAGCCGTTCTTACGATCTTTTGGGTATTACCTTGTCACCGGGGGAGGCCAATCCCTTGCTCAACGAAGGGCCGCCCGCCGGATATCAGATATGGATCAGCACGGACGGACAAAACTGGGGTGCGCCGGTGGCGCAGGGCGAGTTCTCAAATATCGCCAATAGTCGCGCGGTTCAGACGGTTCGGTTCAAAGCGTCTGTAAACGGGCGCTTTGTCCGGCTGGTGCTGCCTCAGCCCGTCGTCGGTAGTAAAAAAGTTGCTTTCAAAGACTTTGGTATCGTCACGCGCTAA
- a CDS encoding glycosyl hydrolase 115 family protein: protein MSMLRSWLLSGVMLLSASSALSAEVTLFDGTNKIGVVHDKGRTLELAAEMLSRDVEALTGHTAKVSTRLRDCPQVCVIIGTYDSGVVADLAKSAGIDPLALKGQWERYGRAVLQNDGKTYVLIYGSDRRGAVYGVTDLSRELGVSPWEWWADVKPRRTERLVMDDTARLSNAPSVQYRGIFLNDEDWGLEPWAGKTFEPEVGNIGPKTYARVYELMWRLKANTLWPAMHINTVQFYGLKQNPKVADDYAIIIGTSHAEPMMRNNLREWDEARDGPFNFTVNRDKILKYWRTRLKESAAYENIYTVGLRGIHDGPMQGADTLEARKDVLQSVIGLQRKLFKSALGRSPETVPQTYVLYHELQEAYDAGLKLPDDVTLMWADDNYGYIRRLSNAEERKRSGGSGVYYHVSYWGRPHDYQWLGSNHPELLRSEMQKAYELEARRIWILNVGDVKPLEYLTQYFLDLAFDADLLKSGPRAHLTRWADETFGAGNGAEVADIMMGFYDLAFERKPEYMGFSETEPVTPVTQSDFVKPDGEKAQARLAAYADLVTRAEALGARLPADRQSAYFELVLYPVRGAANLNARVLNIDLAGLYARQGRASANIYSDRARAAHQAIVADTATYNGLENGKWNRMMDMAPRRLPVFMEPVYPQWSPSSQPGCATAVAGGWWNDENALTFVTGQPRSRVIELFSRQAADQNWTLKAPKGALKLSSESGTLNATNGWEQRLTVTYDGTTELGPIDIQCGGKTIRIHTKLLPAPAPADYVENDRRVIIPLASQSDARWERLEELGHTGDVLRSRLDLPTLQSPDGEPLRYRFSTYSSVGGSLNLVALPVHALNPGTGVRIAVQLDSGPIEVLDFSTIGRSDQWRAHVLTNKAVQTLPLRMLNAGVHELKVWPLDPGVVLDHAEIRLDGADKYYGIVE from the coding sequence ATGTCCATGCTGCGCTCGTGGCTTTTGTCCGGAGTCATGCTGCTGTCGGCGTCGTCGGCGCTCAGTGCCGAGGTTACCCTGTTTGACGGCACGAATAAGATTGGCGTCGTCCACGATAAGGGCCGCACACTTGAGCTGGCCGCGGAGATGTTGTCGCGTGACGTTGAGGCGCTTACCGGACATACCGCGAAGGTCTCAACCCGTCTGCGCGATTGCCCGCAGGTGTGTGTTATTATTGGCACCTATGACTCAGGCGTAGTGGCAGACCTTGCCAAATCGGCAGGTATTGATCCCTTGGCCCTCAAAGGGCAGTGGGAGCGCTATGGCCGGGCCGTGCTGCAAAACGACGGTAAAACCTATGTGCTGATCTATGGCTCTGATCGCCGGGGCGCCGTTTACGGTGTCACCGACCTGTCGCGCGAACTGGGGGTATCGCCGTGGGAGTGGTGGGCCGATGTCAAGCCGCGCCGGACTGAGCGGCTGGTGATGGATGACACGGCGCGCCTGTCGAACGCGCCGTCGGTGCAGTACCGCGGCATATTCCTGAACGACGAGGACTGGGGCCTTGAGCCCTGGGCGGGCAAGACATTTGAGCCCGAAGTCGGCAATATCGGGCCAAAGACCTATGCGCGGGTCTATGAGCTGATGTGGCGGCTGAAGGCCAATACTCTGTGGCCAGCCATGCACATCAATACGGTGCAGTTTTACGGGCTTAAACAAAACCCGAAAGTGGCCGATGACTATGCCATCATTATCGGCACCTCCCATGCCGAGCCGATGATGCGCAACAATCTGCGCGAATGGGATGAGGCCCGCGACGGGCCGTTCAATTTTACCGTCAACCGCGATAAGATTCTCAAATACTGGCGCACCCGCCTTAAGGAAAGTGCCGCTTATGAGAACATCTATACCGTAGGTCTGCGCGGGATTCACGATGGACCGATGCAGGGCGCCGATACGCTGGAGGCGCGCAAGGACGTGTTGCAGTCGGTGATCGGCCTTCAGCGCAAACTGTTTAAATCAGCTCTGGGACGGTCGCCGGAGACCGTGCCGCAGACCTATGTGCTCTATCATGAGCTTCAGGAAGCCTATGACGCCGGGCTGAAATTGCCGGACGATGTCACCCTGATGTGGGCCGATGACAATTACGGCTATATCCGCCGCCTGAGCAATGCTGAGGAGCGTAAACGCTCCGGCGGGTCAGGGGTATATTACCATGTCTCCTATTGGGGGCGGCCCCATGATTATCAGTGGCTGGGGAGCAACCATCCTGAGTTGCTGCGGTCGGAAATGCAGAAGGCCTATGAGCTTGAAGCGCGTCGCATCTGGATACTCAATGTCGGTGATGTCAAACCGCTGGAATATCTGACGCAGTATTTCCTTGATCTGGCATTTGATGCTGACCTTCTGAAATCAGGCCCAAGGGCGCATCTGACGCGGTGGGCTGATGAAACTTTCGGAGCCGGGAATGGCGCCGAAGTTGCCGATATCATGATGGGCTTTTATGATCTGGCGTTCGAGCGAAAGCCTGAATATATGGGCTTTTCCGAAACTGAGCCGGTGACGCCGGTCACCCAGAGCGATTTCGTAAAGCCCGACGGCGAAAAGGCGCAGGCGCGACTTGCGGCCTATGCCGATCTGGTGACACGGGCCGAGGCCTTGGGGGCGCGGTTGCCGGCGGATCGTCAGTCGGCCTATTTTGAACTGGTGCTCTATCCGGTCAGAGGGGCGGCCAATCTGAATGCGCGGGTGCTCAATATCGATCTGGCCGGTCTCTATGCCCGTCAGGGGCGGGCCAGTGCCAATATTTACTCTGACCGTGCCCGCGCCGCCCATCAGGCTATCGTGGCCGATACCGCGACCTATAACGGTCTGGAAAATGGCAAGTGGAACCGCATGATGGACATGGCACCGCGGCGATTACCGGTGTTTATGGAGCCGGTCTATCCGCAGTGGTCACCGTCATCACAACCGGGCTGTGCGACGGCCGTTGCGGGCGGCTGGTGGAATGATGAAAACGCCCTGACCTTTGTGACGGGCCAGCCACGCAGCCGGGTGATCGAGCTTTTTTCGCGGCAGGCAGCGGATCAGAACTGGACGCTGAAAGCCCCCAAAGGGGCGCTTAAACTATCATCCGAAAGCGGCACCCTTAATGCCACCAATGGCTGGGAGCAGCGCCTGACCGTCACCTATGACGGCACAACCGAACTGGGCCCGATCGATATCCAGTGCGGCGGCAAAACCATCCGCATCCACACAAAGCTTTTGCCCGCACCGGCTCCGGCCGATTATGTTGAAAATGACCGGCGCGTGATCATACCGCTGGCCAGCCAAAGCGATGCGCGCTGGGAGCGGCTGGAGGAACTGGGTCATACTGGCGACGTGCTTCGGTCGCGCCTTGATCTGCCAACCTTACAGAGCCCTGATGGTGAGCCGCTGCGATACCGGTTTTCGACCTACAGTTCCGTGGGCGGTAGCCTAAATCTGGTCGCCCTGCCGGTTCATGCGCTCAATCCGGGCACGGGGGTCAGGATTGCGGTGCAACTGGATAGCGGCCCCATCGAAGTGCTCGATTTTTCCACCATCGGCCGCAGTGATCAATGGCGGGCCCATGTGCTGACGAATAAGGCCGTACAAACCCTGCCGCTGCGGATGCTCAACGCAGGGGTCCATGAGCTTAAAGTTTGGCCGCTCGACCCCGGTGTGGTTCTGGACCATGCTGAGATCCGGCTGGACGGGGCCGATAAATATTATGGCATTGTCGAATAA